In one Spirochaeta lutea genomic region, the following are encoded:
- a CDS encoding phosphoenolpyruvate carboxylase, with protein MNSINSFQEHVDMKFQLYNGLFLNLPFEDVRTSGLLLPVFTQYAKQELEKGAAPKEIVLQFFRERLGIEDEQVIVDDLFRFMRLVERQVVLFDALEDAAFSQIHDIQGPGCVKDVLNRIEREERIEDYEAFINDYRVRIVLTAHPTQFYTDEVLTILTDLAKSLESNDIRSINELLLQMGQTRFKNREKPTPLEEAEGLMWILEHVMYQVVPDIHQRLVTRVCRDTEAAIRLPGRIELGFWPGGDRDGNPYVTSDLTKEVGELLRSSIIQLYLHDVRSLRRRLTFPGVIELMDSIEERLEHTLYPFSRVPKKASDGTFCVELEDRGYRSSQELVEDLLTIRKLVNQEHRGLFVDRVERLICTVQSFGFHFATLDIRQDSRVHGDFMETAMKIIGKNGITGHEDYLSLGETERFTLLENTIQDMRSLPREQRLSLGREITSELADHDNQILKDILGSVEALEEIQSRNGEIGCHRYIISNTQSAANVLEVMVIALLGGLDTQNLPLDIVPLFETIDDLHAAQSVMEQLYTAPVYTSHLINRRENQTIMLGFSDGTKDGGYVAANWEIYQAKERLTLVSKNKGYRVQFFDGRGGPPARGGGNTHKFYRSLGPEIDSRAIQLTIQGQTISSLYGTPESATYNLEQIVSAGIENNLFPGDYSTMSTSERGDLQELSIAAREAYLELRNHPSFVPYLEQMTPLQYYGKTNIGSRPAKRKSNRSLRLEDLRAIPFVGAWSQMKQNVPGFYGFGRALNVLSTPERTQAFQRLYQGNLFFRTLVENSMQSLSKSYFALTRYHREDPQFGEFWNLLNDEAERTMKKLLAISGQTSLLETDPSIRQSIALRENLILPSQVIQQYALTRLRELEKNQGMAGHSNHPVKETTIPNQETFEKLVIKSMAASINASRNAV; from the coding sequence ATGAATAGTATTAATTCCTTCCAAGAACATGTGGACATGAAGTTTCAGCTGTACAACGGCCTTTTTTTGAATCTTCCCTTTGAAGATGTGCGGACCTCCGGATTATTATTGCCGGTTTTTACCCAGTACGCCAAGCAGGAGCTGGAGAAGGGTGCTGCCCCAAAGGAGATTGTACTCCAGTTTTTCCGGGAGCGCCTGGGCATTGAGGATGAACAGGTTATCGTGGACGATCTGTTTCGCTTTATGCGGTTGGTGGAGCGCCAGGTGGTTCTTTTTGACGCCCTGGAGGATGCCGCCTTCTCACAAATCCATGATATTCAAGGTCCGGGCTGTGTGAAGGATGTGCTCAACCGGATAGAGCGGGAAGAGCGAATAGAGGACTACGAGGCTTTCATCAATGACTACCGAGTACGGATAGTCTTGACCGCCCACCCGACACAGTTCTACACCGATGAGGTACTCACCATCCTCACAGATCTCGCAAAAAGTCTAGAATCCAACGATATCCGGTCTATCAATGAGTTGCTGCTCCAAATGGGCCAGACCCGGTTCAAAAACCGGGAAAAGCCGACGCCCCTTGAAGAGGCCGAGGGACTCATGTGGATCTTGGAACATGTGATGTACCAGGTTGTTCCGGACATACACCAACGACTGGTTACCAGGGTCTGTCGGGATACCGAAGCCGCCATCCGTCTTCCGGGCCGGATTGAACTCGGATTCTGGCCCGGGGGTGATAGGGATGGCAATCCCTATGTGACCTCGGACCTCACCAAGGAGGTTGGGGAACTCCTGCGCTCCTCCATAATCCAGCTGTACCTCCATGATGTGCGCAGCCTCCGTCGGCGGCTGACCTTCCCAGGAGTTATTGAGCTCATGGATTCCATAGAGGAACGACTCGAGCACACCCTCTACCCCTTTTCCCGGGTGCCGAAAAAAGCCTCGGACGGAACGTTTTGTGTTGAACTGGAGGACCGGGGATACCGGTCCAGTCAGGAGCTCGTAGAGGATCTGCTTACCATCCGTAAACTGGTCAACCAGGAGCACCGGGGGTTATTTGTTGACAGGGTAGAACGTCTTATCTGTACCGTACAGAGTTTCGGGTTTCATTTTGCCACCCTCGATATTCGTCAGGATAGTCGTGTTCATGGTGATTTTATGGAAACTGCCATGAAAATCATCGGTAAAAACGGTATAACCGGGCATGAGGACTACCTATCTCTTGGCGAGACTGAGCGCTTCACACTCCTGGAAAATACGATCCAAGACATGCGCAGCCTGCCCCGGGAACAGCGGCTAAGCCTCGGGAGAGAGATTACCTCCGAACTAGCAGATCATGACAACCAGATCCTGAAGGATATTCTCGGTTCCGTGGAAGCCTTAGAAGAAATTCAGTCCAGGAACGGTGAAATTGGGTGCCACCGCTACATAATCAGCAATACCCAATCTGCAGCCAACGTTCTCGAGGTTATGGTCATAGCCCTCTTAGGAGGGTTGGATACCCAGAACCTTCCACTGGACATCGTACCGCTTTTTGAAACAATCGATGATCTCCACGCTGCTCAGTCCGTCATGGAGCAGCTGTACACAGCTCCGGTCTACACCAGCCACCTGATAAACCGAAGGGAGAACCAAACCATCATGCTGGGGTTCTCCGACGGAACCAAGGATGGGGGGTATGTAGCTGCCAACTGGGAAATATACCAAGCCAAGGAACGCCTGACCCTGGTTTCCAAGAACAAGGGATATCGGGTTCAGTTCTTTGACGGTAGAGGCGGTCCACCGGCCCGGGGCGGGGGAAATACGCACAAATTCTATCGTTCCCTTGGACCCGAAATAGACAGCCGTGCCATTCAGCTGACCATTCAAGGACAGACCATTAGCTCCCTCTACGGTACCCCCGAAAGTGCCACCTACAACCTTGAACAGATTGTATCCGCGGGAATCGAAAACAACCTCTTTCCCGGGGACTATTCCACCATGAGCACCTCTGAGCGCGGGGATCTCCAGGAACTCTCCATAGCTGCCCGGGAGGCATATCTTGAGCTACGGAACCATCCCAGCTTTGTCCCCTACCTTGAACAGATGACTCCCTTACAGTATTACGGGAAAACCAACATCGGCAGCCGCCCAGCTAAACGAAAATCCAACAGAAGTCTACGCCTGGAAGACCTCCGGGCCATTCCCTTCGTGGGTGCCTGGAGCCAAATGAAACAGAACGTTCCCGGGTTTTACGGATTCGGACGGGCCCTGAATGTTCTGAGTACCCCGGAACGCACCCAGGCCTTCCAGCGGCTCTACCAGGGGAACCTCTTTTTCCGGACCCTGGTGGAAAACTCCATGCAAAGCCTCTCAAAGAGTTACTTTGCCCTCACCCGGTACCACCGGGAGGATCCGCAATTCGGAGAGTTCTGGAACCTGCTTAATGACGAGGCGGAAAGGACCATGAAGAAACTCCTAGCTATAAGCGGGCAGACCTCCCTTCTTGAGACCGATCCGTCCATCCGGCAATCCATTGCACTCCGGGAGAATCTCATTCTTCCAAGTCAGGTCATTCAGCAGTACGCATTAACGCGGTTACGTGAACTGGAAAAAAACCAGGGGATGGCGGGACATTCGAATCACCCTGTAAAAGAAACCACCATTCCAAACCAGGAGACCTTCGAAAAATTAGTCATTAAAAGTATGGCCGCGTCTATTAATGCAAGCCGTAATGCGGTGTAG
- a CDS encoding FHA domain-containing protein translates to MDDKETIISSSNLGERLAKIKKAESVYLRYGGNKTLVTDRIVIGRAPDCDIVLSDNLTSRHHAVVQRIKSAYFITDQHSTNGVYVNGKKIQPGTYVRLSAADSITIGRTELHLLGS, encoded by the coding sequence GTGGACGATAAAGAAACCATCATCAGCTCAAGCAACCTCGGTGAACGCCTGGCGAAGATAAAAAAGGCGGAGTCGGTGTATCTGCGCTACGGGGGGAACAAGACCCTGGTAACAGACCGTATCGTCATCGGCCGGGCGCCGGATTGCGATATAGTGCTCAGCGATAACCTGACCTCCCGGCACCATGCCGTGGTCCAGCGGATCAAGAGCGCATATTTTATTACCGACCAGCACAGCACCAACGGAGTGTATGTAAACGGAAAAAAAATTCAGCCCGGCACCTACGTCCGCCTCTCTGCAGCGGACTCCATTACCATCGGCCGGACTGAACTACACTTGCTCGGTTCCTGA
- a CDS encoding alpha/beta fold hydrolase, which yields MKRIITVLIIMFFIIGAGFGQTVDNLLFFTGIGSGMNAYGVNKTTNELSIKEQVDIVYNHTKGGSPKVIVGHSQGGVRALGFASIYPTATAAVITIGAPVRGHAMLANPREKVRKIDAGIRTITRGVAAVLPGFGSLALAGFDVLGLGSPTRSLLTILGLVAPEKLDDVNVSNIAEIALNPGSRTGNPGLHDLSPTSSFMKDYIYPGTSPVYRTVRTQIGTRKIAKISSYKTVKFLFFSWKKPVYTYTYTPIYKTYQVFSGTTPVPKIPKDVFVHFITGSQNDPITLLENEDQKIARDTLDKSQGVLSLVSKAEAAAAVTMSFTGVALCATIGGIPEGLLLMASGVYFANLSADANKGAQYLKNYKENFGDILGNRENDSFIPLDAQSWDASLGGSPIVSSLSRDFLLNHAEQTDSEGLWGRGGSLDKKLITGGWLGYVSETLSQMRILPSGSSFQGK from the coding sequence ATGAAACGGATAATCACAGTTTTGATAATTATGTTTTTTATTATTGGAGCTGGCTTTGGCCAAACGGTGGATAATCTTTTGTTTTTTACTGGAATAGGATCAGGAATGAACGCCTATGGAGTTAACAAAACAACTAACGAACTCTCCATAAAAGAGCAAGTTGATATTGTGTATAATCATACAAAGGGAGGAAGTCCAAAGGTAATTGTTGGACATAGCCAGGGCGGTGTTCGTGCCTTAGGATTCGCAAGTATCTATCCTACGGCAACTGCTGCGGTTATCACCATTGGGGCTCCAGTACGTGGGCATGCGATGCTTGCAAACCCAAGGGAGAAAGTTCGGAAAATAGATGCGGGTATCCGAACAATTACCCGAGGGGTTGCTGCAGTACTCCCAGGATTTGGCAGCCTAGCCCTTGCTGGTTTCGATGTACTTGGTCTAGGCTCTCCCACCCGATCCTTATTAACCATTCTAGGTCTTGTTGCTCCTGAAAAACTTGATGATGTTAACGTAAGCAACATCGCAGAGATTGCTTTGAATCCAGGTTCGCGAACTGGAAACCCGGGGCTTCATGATCTAAGTCCAACAAGTAGTTTTATGAAAGATTATATTTACCCTGGTACGTCTCCGGTGTATAGAACTGTGCGGACCCAGATCGGTACCCGCAAAATAGCCAAGATAAGCTCATATAAAACGGTAAAATTCCTGTTTTTCTCTTGGAAAAAGCCAGTGTATACATATACATATACACCGATCTATAAAACCTATCAGGTATTCAGCGGTACAACACCTGTTCCCAAGATTCCAAAGGATGTATTTGTACATTTCATAACCGGTTCACAAAACGATCCAATTACCTTACTAGAGAATGAAGATCAGAAAATAGCGAGAGATACACTTGATAAATCTCAGGGTGTGTTATCCCTTGTGTCGAAGGCTGAGGCTGCAGCAGCGGTAACCATGAGTTTCACTGGCGTGGCCTTATGCGCAACGATAGGCGGTATTCCCGAAGGACTCCTTCTCATGGCAAGCGGGGTATACTTTGCAAATTTGTCGGCAGACGCAAATAAAGGGGCTCAGTATCTAAAGAATTACAAAGAAAATTTCGGTGATATTCTTGGTAACCGGGAGAATGACTCGTTCATTCCTTTGGATGCTCAGAGTTGGGATGCCAGTTTGGGGGGAAGTCCGATTGTGAGCTCTCTCAGCAGGGATTTCCTACTTAATCATGCTGAGCAAACAGATAGCGAAGGTCTATGGGGACGTGGCGGTTCTTTGGATAAAAAGCTCATCACAGGTGGTTGGTTGGGTTATGTATCTGAGACACTATCGCAGATGCGTATACTACCTAGTGGTAGTAGTTTTCAAGGGAAGTAG
- a CDS encoding outer membrane protein assembly factor BamB family protein, which produces MSRNKKLWYGLLIGFMLSSCLSCFIFFPDDPKEPVDPTDPDTIPQLTLNVAWQIDNAFPDLRFMSLQDTYLMIPHFKQGGLILADVRTGQELWRIENLFIPMSSAVMHNDTIYILGEFADSDTTYLILISEAGVYKGRMSIEAERMSARWLFLFGDYLFWTNNVLVKADLSKEFVLLEGSTDTYDPEYNLTFYVPKMPDPERPHFRAMGDTVLKLGEDIIFTYRDPYSSITWKEPTRVVRLNAHSLAEVWNYSTRKARLFYQLDLALYKNKILLNGGMGVELIDSENPIGKDPYWVFDDIDHNHMGYPIIVGDSIYTASYVRGAAVRAYSMEDGSLLWSLPNQSGADQNPQWYNGVLYVSQPQGVLAVDTATGSWIGRDDNHPGYSEQVNGTLVYENLFIHFTDQIPGTGGRVEALYMDVQPK; this is translated from the coding sequence TTGAGTAGAAATAAAAAGCTATGGTATGGCTTGCTCATCGGGTTTATGCTCTCAAGTTGCTTAAGCTGTTTCATATTTTTTCCGGATGATCCCAAAGAGCCGGTAGATCCCACCGACCCCGACACAATTCCTCAACTGACGTTAAATGTGGCATGGCAGATTGATAATGCCTTTCCAGATCTGCGCTTTATGTCACTGCAGGACACCTACCTTATGATCCCCCATTTTAAACAGGGGGGGCTCATACTTGCAGACGTTCGAACTGGACAGGAACTCTGGCGGATAGAGAATCTATTCATTCCTATGTCCAGTGCCGTCATGCATAACGATACAATATATATCCTAGGAGAATTCGCAGATTCCGATACAACCTACCTCATTTTAATTTCCGAAGCTGGTGTATACAAGGGACGAATGAGTATTGAAGCTGAAAGAATGTCAGCTCGCTGGTTATTTCTCTTTGGAGATTACCTTTTCTGGACAAATAACGTTTTAGTCAAGGCCGATTTATCCAAGGAATTTGTACTCCTGGAAGGTAGTACAGATACTTATGATCCGGAGTATAATCTTACCTTCTATGTGCCAAAAATGCCGGATCCAGAAAGACCACATTTCAGGGCAATGGGAGATACAGTACTAAAACTAGGCGAAGATATAATTTTTACCTACAGAGATCCTTATAGCTCAATTACATGGAAAGAACCAACTAGGGTTGTTCGCTTAAATGCTCACTCCCTCGCTGAGGTCTGGAATTATTCTACAAGAAAAGCGCGGTTATTCTATCAACTTGATCTTGCTCTTTATAAGAATAAAATTCTTCTTAATGGGGGTATGGGTGTGGAGCTTATTGATTCGGAGAACCCCATTGGTAAGGATCCATATTGGGTATTTGATGACATTGATCATAATCACATGGGTTACCCAATCATTGTTGGGGACTCGATATACACAGCCAGCTATGTACGAGGAGCAGCTGTTAGAGCTTATAGCATGGAAGATGGTTCACTTCTTTGGTCACTGCCTAATCAGAGTGGAGCTGACCAAAATCCCCAATGGTACAATGGCGTACTATATGTTTCGCAACCCCAAGGCGTATTGGCAGTGGATACAGCAACCGGTTCCTGGATAGGCCGGGATGATAACCATCCTGGTTACTCGGAACAAGTGAATGGCACCTTGGTTTATGAGAACCTGTTCATACATTTTACAGATCAGATACCAGGAACCGGTGGCCGCGTGGAAGCCCTTTACATGGATGTGCAACCAAAATGA
- a CDS encoding FMN-binding protein: MKKRTRVVLISLGLLVALGIAGGIVISRMVDRFSTYLDTVEIIPVDISAVGDGTYRGMVDTGVILVELEARIENHRIVDIRLLQHRNGQGEKAVRIIPRILEEQRIDVDTITGATYSSLVIQDALSRALRQ, from the coding sequence ATGAAAAAAAGAACCAGAGTTGTGTTAATTAGTTTGGGATTGTTGGTCGCCCTCGGCATCGCCGGCGGAATCGTTATTTCCAGGATGGTAGACAGGTTTTCCACATATCTCGATACCGTGGAGATCATACCGGTGGATATATCCGCTGTTGGGGATGGAACCTATCGAGGAATGGTGGATACCGGCGTCATCCTCGTAGAACTGGAAGCCCGGATCGAAAACCACCGGATAGTGGACATCCGACTTCTGCAGCATCGTAACGGTCAGGGCGAAAAGGCGGTAAGGATAATCCCTAGGATTCTCGAAGAGCAGCGTATTGATGTGGATACCATCACCGGAGCCACCTACAGCAGTCTTGTGATTCAAGATGCCCTGTCACGGGCATTGCGACAGTAG
- a CDS encoding DUF4097 family beta strand repeat-containing protein: MKNRRITRNTVRLGVKGCFVALCLALTGMTGCQAMGLTEPFSYSEDGSGIQGVAVQNTSGSIEVTESPDNRIRIRGVKRSYGFDNPSSVNINVQRYTNTISIKTEYPQGWSSSVSVDYEIQLPAGMEITLENTTGSVEIRGSFAVPQVAVTTGSIEVWETLAVGGLQTTTGSIRGELSGLIGDQVEIQTTTGSINLRLDPDINCSIEAETVTGSYTNLSTLNKVEGTPRVLRLRTTTGSITLKN; encoded by the coding sequence ATGAAGAACCGAAGAATTACCCGAAATACAGTCAGGCTAGGCGTGAAGGGCTGTTTTGTTGCCCTCTGTCTTGCCCTTACCGGTATGACGGGGTGCCAAGCCATGGGCCTGACCGAACCGTTTTCGTACAGCGAAGATGGCTCTGGTATCCAGGGTGTTGCGGTACAGAATACCAGCGGCAGTATCGAAGTAACCGAAAGTCCGGACAACCGTATTAGGATCCGGGGGGTTAAACGCTCCTACGGGTTTGATAATCCCTCATCGGTGAATATCAATGTACAGCGGTATACCAATACGATCTCGATCAAAACTGAATACCCCCAGGGGTGGAGCAGTTCGGTTTCGGTGGACTATGAAATTCAACTACCCGCGGGCATGGAAATCACCCTAGAAAACACCACGGGAAGTGTAGAAATACGCGGTTCGTTTGCCGTTCCCCAGGTGGCCGTTACGACCGGATCTATCGAGGTGTGGGAAACCCTGGCAGTAGGGGGCCTTCAGACGACCACCGGAAGCATCCGGGGCGAACTCTCCGGACTGATTGGGGATCAGGTGGAAATTCAGACTACCACCGGATCGATAAACCTTCGGCTGGATCCGGATATTAATTGCAGTATTGAGGCGGAAACGGTTACCGGGTCGTATACGAACCTGAGTACTCTAAATAAGGTTGAGGGAACCCCGCGGGTACTGAGGCTGCGAACCACTACCGGAAGTATTACCCTGAAAAACTGA
- a CDS encoding tetratricopeptide repeat protein: MERYAFDPEKVDSLFAFRDFSQAEDLILEALYENPDDLQAITYAGILYTETGRFEEARKALEYVLARDPRNPDAWEAQGVIHFRRGQIYEAKNAFIAALKSFPRMASAFRNLGVLYRHVGDQKKSITCLQLARGYNPTDYLTLYALSFGLIEEQRNAEAREVLTLMMDQPLPPDILEYAQTQLAKLEESR; encoded by the coding sequence ATGGAACGGTATGCCTTTGACCCCGAAAAAGTTGATTCTCTCTTCGCGTTTCGAGATTTTTCCCAGGCAGAGGATCTGATACTGGAAGCTCTTTACGAGAATCCCGATGATCTACAGGCCATAACCTACGCCGGTATACTCTACACGGAGACCGGCCGCTTTGAGGAAGCGCGGAAAGCACTAGAGTACGTCCTGGCACGAGATCCCCGCAATCCTGATGCATGGGAGGCCCAGGGGGTTATTCATTTCAGGCGGGGTCAGATATATGAAGCTAAAAACGCCTTTATTGCCGCCCTGAAGAGTTTTCCCCGGATGGCGAGTGCATTTCGTAACTTGGGTGTATTGTACCGGCACGTGGGGGACCAAAAAAAGAGCATCACCTGTTTACAACTGGCCCGGGGATACAATCCCACCGACTACCTCACCCTGTACGCCTTGAGTTTCGGATTGATCGAAGAGCAGCGGAACGCTGAGGCTCGGGAGGTCCTGACCCTCATGATGGATCAGCCCCTTCCCCCGGATATCCTGGAATACGCCCAAACGCAATTAGCCAAGCTTGAAGAGAGCCGGTAA
- a CDS encoding TetR/AcrR family transcriptional regulator, giving the protein MQKNDRKTLKSDLVRKAFAETAKAIIVKEGYEGVSIRRIAEQTGYTYATIYNHFRGIDELLWLVRDLLIREIIQYMEIHGPKEVSGINDVRASFVTYAAYFTAKPQVFRFFYFRKLDPQEKPQGAGEYASALEAKVHGTFAFLQQSEQFTSEEIPMLIKILITSIHGMLTLALSENDTLSITDIPSEIDGMFRYLFENPRK; this is encoded by the coding sequence GTGCAGAAGAATGATCGGAAAACTCTCAAGTCTGACCTCGTTCGTAAAGCATTCGCTGAGACTGCAAAAGCGATTATTGTGAAGGAAGGTTACGAAGGCGTTTCCATTCGGAGGATAGCTGAGCAGACTGGGTATACCTATGCCACGATCTATAACCATTTTCGCGGAATTGACGAGCTGCTCTGGCTCGTACGAGATCTCTTGATACGGGAAATCATCCAGTATATGGAAATACATGGTCCGAAGGAGGTTTCGGGGATAAACGACGTGAGGGCATCGTTTGTTACCTACGCTGCCTATTTTACTGCTAAGCCCCAGGTCTTTCGGTTCTTCTACTTTCGCAAATTGGATCCTCAGGAGAAACCCCAAGGGGCAGGGGAGTATGCATCGGCGTTAGAGGCTAAGGTTCATGGGACATTTGCGTTTCTTCAGCAATCCGAACAATTTACCTCAGAAGAAATCCCCATGCTTATTAAGATTTTGATAACAAGCATTCATGGAATGCTAACCCTTGCGCTTTCTGAAAATGATACGCTAAGCATTACGGACATACCCTCGGAGATCGATGGCATGTTCAGGTATCTCTTTGAAAACCCCAGGAAGTAA